A single genomic interval of Stieleria maiorica harbors:
- a CDS encoding histidine phosphatase family protein, with the protein MIRSATLTRVLLIRPGATDFDDQGRMKGSLDMPLSSRGAEQAADLARELAGVSVKTIYSSPCESARETAKRLADEQRAAGREVKVKVIDAFKNLDHGLWHGKLIDEVRRNHPKVYRQGAENPDDFCPPGGEPVAVAKARVDKALRKCVKKGRDQVVAMVIPEPLASVVQCLLSGKDLASVWKSETDSASWSMIETEL; encoded by the coding sequence ATGATTCGTTCGGCAACATTGACACGGGTGTTATTGATACGCCCCGGTGCGACTGATTTTGATGACCAGGGCCGCATGAAGGGCAGCCTGGACATGCCGCTCAGCAGCCGCGGCGCCGAGCAGGCGGCCGACCTGGCCAGGGAACTGGCTGGCGTGAGCGTCAAAACGATCTATTCCTCGCCCTGCGAATCGGCTCGCGAGACCGCCAAACGGCTCGCCGATGAGCAGCGGGCGGCCGGACGCGAAGTCAAGGTCAAGGTCATCGACGCGTTCAAGAACCTGGATCACGGCTTGTGGCACGGCAAGTTGATCGACGAGGTGCGACGCAATCATCCCAAGGTTTACCGCCAAGGCGCCGAAAACCCCGATGATTTCTGTCCGCCCGGCGGCGAGCCCGTCGCCGTGGCCAAGGCCCGCGTCGACAAGGCGCTGCGCAAGTGCGTGAAAAAAGGCCGCGACCAAGTTGTCGCGATGGTGATCCCCGAACCGTTGGCCTCGGTCGTTCAGTGCCTGTTAAGCGGCAAGGATTTGGCCAGCGTCTGGAAAAGCGAGACCGACTCGGCATCCTGGTCGATGATCGAGACCGAGTTGTAG